A window of Amycolatopsis australiensis contains these coding sequences:
- a CDS encoding copper resistance D family protein, with amino-acid sequence MTQAETTAKPRYATLLCVVTAGLLGALIGVALMSTTPVPGVVEPSAVVSAGIPVVRVLLDLAAVTTIGLALLSVLVGYDRPKLTEPVMRLARPAGVAAALVWATAAVVALILQTAEYKPGSATLSPGDIGSYIADVGAGKALVIVAVLALVHAGIGALALRFGEKVPAEVRVGLGLFALLPLPVTGHASNWSYHDYTMISMELHVMSAVAWTGGLGAMTVLLVANRTLLAHALPRFSKLATLCLVLSAATGLFNGLVEISLNPTIGFWAAIFTTPYGQLFLLKFVCTGVIALLGANVRWRLMPQIVRHNRTAIAAWATLELTVMGLAFGFAVVLTRAPVVAS; translated from the coding sequence ATGACGCAGGCCGAAACCACCGCGAAGCCCCGCTACGCGACGCTGCTCTGCGTCGTGACCGCGGGCTTGCTCGGCGCCCTGATCGGCGTCGCGCTCATGTCCACGACCCCGGTCCCCGGCGTGGTGGAGCCGAGCGCGGTGGTCTCGGCCGGCATCCCGGTCGTGCGGGTGCTGCTCGACCTGGCCGCCGTGACGACCATCGGGCTGGCCCTGCTGTCGGTCCTCGTCGGCTACGACCGGCCGAAGCTCACCGAGCCGGTGATGCGGCTGGCCCGGCCGGCCGGCGTCGCGGCCGCGCTCGTCTGGGCCACGGCCGCGGTCGTCGCGCTGATCCTGCAGACCGCCGAGTACAAGCCGGGTTCGGCGACGCTCTCGCCCGGTGACATCGGCAGCTACATCGCCGACGTCGGCGCCGGGAAGGCGCTCGTCATCGTCGCGGTGCTCGCGCTCGTCCACGCCGGGATCGGCGCGCTGGCGCTGCGCTTCGGTGAGAAGGTGCCCGCCGAGGTCCGCGTCGGGCTCGGGTTGTTCGCGCTCCTGCCGCTGCCGGTCACCGGGCACGCGTCGAACTGGAGCTACCACGACTACACGATGATCTCGATGGAGCTGCACGTGATGAGCGCCGTCGCCTGGACCGGCGGGCTCGGCGCGATGACCGTGCTCCTCGTGGCGAACCGGACGCTGCTGGCGCACGCGCTGCCGCGGTTTTCGAAGCTGGCGACGCTCTGCCTGGTCCTCTCCGCGGCGACCGGGCTGTTCAACGGCCTCGTCGAGATCTCGCTCAACCCGACCATCGGGTTCTGGGCGGCGATCTTCACGACGCCGTACGGGCAGCTGTTCCTCCTGAAGTTCGTCTGCACCGGCGTCATCGCGTTGCTCGGCGCCAACGTCCGCTGGCGGCTGATGCCGCAGATCGTCCGGCACAACCGGACGGCCATCGCCGCGTGGGCCACGCTCGAGCTGACCGTCATGGGCTTGGCGTTCGGCTTCGCCGTCGTGCTGACGCGCGCGCCGGTCGTCGCCTCCTGA
- a CDS encoding phosphotransferase enzyme family protein encodes MLAETCALLGLDPAGARLLRFTNNAVYALVTAPFVIRIVGSTRLRHRVETVVRVARHFERHGVPAIRLLDTVAQPLEVGEHLVTVWHQVPSIGRPATSADLAHLLRRVHALPAPDGLAEWAPFAAVRARVSDAEELSDTDRVFLLDRCAELEAALAELEFPLPRGLVHGDAHPGNVIPGPDGPVLCDFDSSCVGPLEWDLTPLAVGRERFGDPPVRYRTFAAAYGFDVTSWPGFAVLRGIRELKLTTSVLPILRSRPQVRPELYRRLDDLRSGRTDTRWTRYR; translated from the coding sequence GTGCTGGCCGAGACCTGTGCGCTGCTGGGTCTCGACCCGGCGGGCGCGCGCCTGCTGCGGTTCACGAACAACGCGGTGTATGCGCTGGTCACCGCGCCTTTCGTGATCCGGATCGTCGGCTCGACCCGGCTCCGGCACCGCGTCGAGACCGTCGTGCGGGTGGCCCGGCACTTCGAACGGCACGGCGTCCCGGCGATCCGGCTGCTCGACACCGTGGCGCAGCCGCTGGAAGTCGGCGAGCACCTGGTGACCGTGTGGCACCAGGTGCCGAGCATCGGCCGCCCGGCGACCTCCGCAGACCTGGCGCACCTGCTGCGCCGGGTGCACGCGCTCCCCGCGCCCGACGGCTTGGCCGAGTGGGCGCCGTTCGCCGCGGTGCGGGCCAGGGTGTCCGATGCCGAAGAGCTCAGCGACACCGACCGCGTGTTCCTGCTCGACCGGTGCGCCGAGCTCGAAGCCGCGCTGGCCGAACTGGAGTTTCCGCTGCCCAGGGGCCTGGTGCACGGCGACGCGCACCCGGGCAACGTCATCCCGGGCCCGGACGGGCCGGTGCTCTGCGACTTCGACTCCTCCTGCGTCGGGCCGCTGGAGTGGGATCTGACGCCGCTGGCGGTCGGACGCGAGCGGTTCGGCGACCCGCCGGTGCGCTACCGGACGTTCGCCGCGGCGTACGGCTTCGACGTCACGTCGTGGCCCGGGTTCGCCGTGCTCCGGGGGATCCGGGAGCTGAAGCTGACGACGAGCGTGCTGCCGATCCTGCGCAGTCGGCCGCAGGTGCGGCCGGAGCTCTACCGGCGGCTGGACGACCTTCGCAGCGGGCGGACGGACACGCGGTGGACCCGTTACCGTTGA
- a CDS encoding helix-turn-helix transcriptional regulator, which produces MDASNGGSADARQSHAVPADAWEQPEMRAALASREISAVYRLLRKHGVSQRQIAAMTGQSQSEVSEILKGRQVMAYDVLTRIADGLGVPRGYMGLAYDEATAIRVVGSADGQQAEEDESVKRRRFLAHAAQVTMGAAVFGPESGTWSAGPARTPAPGRIGMTDVRQVEAATRALRALDYQYGGGFCRDAVVAQLSWGQQMLEAHSTELVKNRLYVALADLHSLAGWTSFDTGLLDSARGHFANALDLAKQGNSHPLVANVLYRMGRVYLHQDAANDALKLFQLGQIAAQESGSELAVAVLCANEAWAYAMMGNEEQAVKLLGRSKDEFARANHAEAESWVKFFTETDVYAMIGTVHTVLAQKNPEHTKYAIPALTKAVDSYDDDMARSKTFMLSALATNHLLDGDLDHGAKVGGKTIDCAESIKSQRVKDRMRPLLAEAERRRNNSDVNVLAERLQAFYVA; this is translated from the coding sequence ATGGACGCCAGTAACGGTGGCAGTGCCGACGCCCGGCAGAGCCACGCAGTTCCCGCTGACGCGTGGGAGCAGCCGGAGATGAGAGCCGCGCTCGCATCCCGCGAGATCAGCGCCGTCTACCGCCTCCTGCGCAAGCACGGTGTCTCGCAGCGCCAGATCGCCGCGATGACCGGCCAGTCCCAGTCCGAGGTGTCGGAGATCCTCAAGGGTCGCCAGGTCATGGCCTACGACGTGCTCACGAGGATCGCCGACGGTCTTGGCGTCCCCCGTGGGTACATGGGCCTCGCTTACGACGAGGCCACGGCGATACGGGTCGTCGGCTCCGCCGACGGCCAGCAGGCTGAGGAGGACGAGTCCGTGAAGCGACGGAGGTTCCTCGCGCACGCCGCCCAGGTCACGATGGGTGCGGCGGTGTTCGGTCCGGAGTCCGGCACGTGGTCGGCGGGCCCGGCCAGGACGCCGGCGCCCGGGCGCATCGGCATGACCGACGTCCGCCAGGTGGAGGCCGCGACGCGCGCGCTCCGGGCGCTGGACTACCAGTACGGCGGCGGGTTCTGCCGCGACGCCGTCGTCGCGCAGCTGTCCTGGGGACAGCAGATGCTCGAAGCGCACAGCACCGAACTCGTGAAGAACCGGCTCTACGTCGCCCTCGCCGACCTGCATTCCCTGGCCGGCTGGACCTCCTTCGACACGGGCCTGCTGGACTCCGCCCGCGGCCACTTCGCCAACGCGCTCGACCTGGCCAAGCAGGGCAACAGCCACCCGCTGGTGGCCAACGTGCTGTACCGGATGGGGCGGGTCTACCTGCACCAGGACGCGGCGAACGACGCGCTGAAGCTGTTCCAGCTCGGCCAGATCGCCGCCCAGGAATCCGGCTCGGAGCTGGCCGTCGCGGTGCTCTGCGCGAACGAGGCGTGGGCCTACGCGATGATGGGCAACGAAGAGCAGGCGGTGAAGCTGCTCGGCCGCAGCAAGGACGAGTTCGCCCGCGCCAACCACGCCGAGGCCGAGTCGTGGGTCAAGTTCTTCACCGAGACCGACGTCTACGCCATGATCGGCACGGTCCACACCGTGCTGGCGCAGAAGAACCCGGAGCACACGAAGTACGCGATCCCCGCGCTGACCAAGGCCGTCGACTCCTACGACGACGACATGGCCCGGTCGAAGACGTTCATGCTGAGCGCGCTCGCCACCAACCACCTCCTGGACGGCGACCTCGACCACGGTGCCAAGGTCGGCGGCAAGACGATCGACTGCGCCGAGTCCATCAAGTCCCAGCGGGTCAAGGACCGGATGCGCCCGCTCCTGGCCGAGGCCGAACGGCGGCGCAACAACTCCGATGTCAACGTCCTCGCCGAGCGCCTCCAAGCCTTCTACGTCGCCTAA